GCATCGGCAGCAACGGCCCCGACGCCAAGGCGTTCTACCACGTGGTCGGCGTGGTCCCCAGCGTGCACCTCGACGGGCTTGATGCGAAGCCGACCGAGGCGGTGCTCTACCCGGCGACGAGCCTCATCCCCAACGAGCGCGGGGAGTGGGTGAACGATGTGGCGTTCTTCGTGCGCACCGATGGTCGCGACCCGCTGTCACTGCTGCCGCAGGTGCGTGATGCGGTGCGGCGGATCGACGCGCGGGTGCCGATCATCGAGCCGACGACGTTCGATGCCGTCGCGGCGCGGTCGATCGCGCGGACGTCGTTCACGCTCGCGTTGCTGGGGCTCGCCGGGGTGCTGGGGCTCGTGCTGTCCGCGGTCGGGCTGTATGGCGTGGTGAGCTATCTGGTGCAGCAGCGGCGGAGTGAGCTCGGGCTGCGGCTCGCGCTCGGGGATACGGCCGCCGGGGTGCGGCGGCTGGTGGTGCTGCAGTCGCTGCGGCTCGGCGTGGTCGGCGTGGTGATCGGGCTCGTGGGGGCGATGGCGTCCAATCGCGCGCTCGAGGCGATGCTGTTCGAGGTGCGGGCGATGGATCCGGTGGTGCTGGTGGGGGTCGCGTTGTTGCTGCTGGGGACGGTGACGTTCGCGAGTTTGGGGCCGGCCGGGCGGGCGGCGAGGATCGAGCCGGGGGAAGCGATGCGGGGGTGAACGAAAGCGGGCCCCTCTCTCGAGGGGCCCGCATCGTTTCCGACCATGACGCTCGTGACCGCTAGTGGCTCAGCCGCACTCGGAGAACCCGCAGACGTGGCACTTCACGCATCCTTCCGCGAACTCCAGCTGGCTCCCGCAATCCGGGCAAGTCCCGATGAACGCATCCCCGCCGCTCATCGCCTCGAACTGCATCTGCGCCCCGCCCTGGCTGGTGACCATCACCGGCGTCGCGGCCGGCGCTGACGGCGCCTGCTGCTCGGCCGTCGTGGTCAGCAGCTCCTGCTGCACGCCGTTCTTGGTGCGCATCCAGTCCTCGAGCGCGAGGCCGATCGCATCCGGCACCGAGAGGACCTTGTTCGGGCCGAGGCCCACGGCGCGGTCGGACGAGATGCCGCGCATCTGGCGGTGCACCTGCGGCATCGAGATGCCCGAGCGGAGCGCGAGCGAGATCAGGCGACCCATCGCCTCGGCGTCGGCCATCGCGCTGCCGCCGGCCTTGCCGAGGTTGATGAACACTTCGAACGGCTGGCCCTTGTCGTCCTCGGTCACGTGGACGAACATCGTGCCGAGCGGGGTCTCCTTGCGGATGGCCGTCGAGCGGAGGATGTCGGGACGCGAGCGCTTCTGGCGGCGCTGGAGGTTCTCGGCCTCGGCGTCGAACAGGAGCTTCTTCAGGCGGTCGTTGTCGCTCGTGATCTCGGCCAGCTGACCCTTGAGCTCGGCGAGTTCGCGCTTGAGCGAGGGATCCTCCTTCGCCCCGTCACGCTTGGCGGCCGCATCGGCGGTCGCACCGGTCGAGAGCACCTGGCCGTCGCGCGAGCCGTCACGGTACACGGTGACGCCCTTGCACTTCATGTCGTACGCCAGCTCGTAGATCGCGCGGACGTCTTCCTTCGTCGCGGTGTGCGCGAAGTTGGTCGTCTTGGAGATCGCGGAGTCGCAGTGCAGCTGGAAGGCGGCCTGCATGCGGATGTGCCACTCGGGCGTGATGTTGTTCGCGGTCGCGAACACGTCCTGCCACTTCTTCGGCACCTCGGCGTGGATCACCGAGCCGGTCTTCGCGATGCGCTCCATGAGCGCGTCGGAGTACCAGCCTTCCTTCTTGGCGATCGCGACGAAGTCCTCGTTCACGTCCGGCATCATGACGCCGGCCTGGTTGCGCATGAAGGCGACGGCGAAGAGCGGCTCGAGGCCCGACGAGCAGCCGGCGATGATCGAGATGGTGCCGGTCGGCGCGACGGTCGTCACGTTGCAGTTGCGGAGCTTCTGCATCGGGCGGATGCGCTCGCCGTGCTCGTCACGCGCGCAGGTCTGGTCCGGGCCCCAGATGGACTGCGCCCACTCGGGGAAGCAGCCGCGCTCGTCGGCGAGGCGCTCGGACTCCTTCTTGCCCTCGACGTCCACGAACTCCATGACCTTGCGCCCGAACTCCACGCCCTCGGCCGAGTCGTACTTGACGCCGAGGCGGATGAGCGCGTCGGCGAAGCCCATCACGCCCAGGCCGATGCGGCGGATGCGCTTGGCGAGCGCGTCGATCTCGGGGAGCGGATACTTGTTGGCGTCGATGATGTTGTCGAGCATCCGCGTGGACAGATGGATGTCGGTCGCGAAGGCCGCCCAGTCCATCTTCCCGTCGACGACATAGTAGCCGACGTTGATCGAGCCGAGGTTGCAGACGTCGTACGGGAGCAGCGGCTGCTCGCCGCAGGGGTTGGTCGCCTCGTAGGCGCCGAGGTGCGGGACCGGGTTGTAGCGGTTGGCCTCGTCGATGAAGAAGACGCCGGGCTCACCGGTGCGCCACGCCCCCTCGATCATCTTGTCCCAGACTTCCTTGGCGTCCATCTGCCCGACGACCTTCTTCGAGATCGGGTCGACCAGGTCGTAGGACGTCCCGGCCTTGAGCGCCTCCATGTACTTGGAGGTGATGGCGACCGAGATGTTGAAGTTGGTGATCTTGGTGAGGTCTTCCTTGCACGCGATGAACTCCATCACGTCGGGATGGTCGACGCGGAGGATGCCCATGTTGGCGCCGCGGCGCGTGCCACCCTGCTTCACCGCGTCGGTGGACGCGTCATAGAGCTGCATGAAGGAGATCGGGCCGCTCGCCACGCCCGTGGTCGAACGCACCATCGAGCCGCGCGAACGCAGCCGCGAGAACGAGAAGCCCGTGCCGCCACCCGACTGATGGATGAGCGCCATCGAACGGAGCGTGTCATAGATGCCGCTGTGGCCGTTGCTCAGCGCGTCCTCGACGGGGAGCACGAAGCAGGCCGAGAGCTGGCCGAGCGGACGCCCGGCGTTCATGAGGGTCGGCGAGTTCGGCTCGAACCGACGCTGCGTCATGAGCTCGTAGAACTTGTTCGCGACCTCCTCGACACGCTTGTCCGTCGCGCCATACCGACGCTCCGGCTCCGCGACCGTGGTCGCGACACGCCAGAACATGTCCTCCGGAGTCTCCACCGCCTTCCCGGCCCGATCCTTCACGAGGTAGCGCTTCTCGAGCACGGTCCGGGCATTCTGGGACAGCGTCGCGGGCGTGGCGGGCGGATTCACCGGAAGCGGCATTGCAACTTCTCCAACGAAGGGTTCTGGACCAAGGGCGAGGGCGAGCAACATACGGCCATCGTGAGGCCGCGCAAGCATTTTGTAAGGTCCTACGAAACAACGAGTTACAAGAGGTCAATCACGAATCGGTCACAGGATGTGGCTTTTCCACGCCACCAGAACTGTCGCCTGTCCCTACCACCGTGCCGACACCGTGACGCCATCCACGCCGTTACAATCCAGCGTCGCAAATCACTACACCCGAACGACTTACGACCGATTCCCCTACACACACCTTCGGGCCCGTTTCGCTCGGGGGACGCAACGTACCCCACCCCCATTCCGCACGCCAGTCCTTGCTCGCAAGCGCGACATGCTGTAGGACCGACGGTCTTAATTCGCCCGACGCAACTATTCCGCGGTCACGCCGCGGTAACGCTCCTTCAACGCCACGTACGTCCGCCAGTTCGCTGCCACCCGCGCCCGCTGCTCCTCCGTGAGCGCACGCATCACCTTCGCCGGCACGCCCGCCACCAGCGCCTCCGACGGCAGCACGCGCCCCTCGCCCACCACCGCGCCGGCCGCGACCAAGGTCCCCATCCCCACCACCGCGCCATTCAGCACCACCGCGCCGATCCCGATCAACGCCCCGTCCTCCACGGTGCACCCATGCACCACGGCGCGATGCCCGATCGTCACCCCCGCGCCCACCACGCACGGCTTCCCCGCGTCGCAGTGCAGCACCGCCCCGTCCTGCACGTTGCTCCCGCGTCCCACGCGGATCGACTCCACGTCGCCGCGCAGCACCGCGCCGGGCCAGACGCTCACGTCCGCCTCGAGCGTGACGTTCCCGATGATCACCGCCGTGGGATGCACCCAGGCGGTCGGATGGATGGTCGGCGTCCCGAAGGCCGACTCGTGCGGGTCGCGTGCGGTGGTCAGAACGAACTCCCCAGCGAGAAGTAGACGGTGTTGGACTTGGCGGCGAACGCCTCGCCGCGCACGGGATGGGCGAACCCCAGACGGAAGCGATAGACCTGGTCGTACTGGATCGCCGCATCCACCCCGAGCTCGCCGCCGACCGACGCCAGCGTCGTGCGCGCGGGGAGCGTCGCCGGACAGATGAACGAGCCCGCCACGGGGAACTCGCACCAGGCGCGCCCCGCGTCGGCGAACGCCGTCACCGACGTCTTCTGGAAGAAGACGGGCAGCAGCTTCACGCCGCGCCCGAGGAGCGTGAGCGGCGCGCGGTACTCCACGCTCGCGGCGAGCGCGCGCACGCCGAGCTGCGCGCCGCCGGGGAACCCGCGCACGCCGAACGTCCGCCGCGTGGACCCGATCACCATCCCGGGCAGCACCTCGAGCGAACTCCCGCTCACGCCGCCCGCACCGAAGGCCGCCGTGGTCGCATGCCCGGTCACGCCGTACGCGCCGCGCACGGCGATCACGTGCCGCGCGAAGCCCGGGAACGGGATCGACTTCGCCGCCGATCCGCTCACGATCGTCTCGCCCACGTCCTCGAAGTTCACGCCGACGTTGAAGCGCTCGCGGTGCGTCACACTTCCCGTGATCCCGTCCTCGGGCGAGACGGCGTTCGACGGGCGTTGCATGGTGCTGAAGCCGAGCGTCGCCTGCACGGCGTGCGAGTAGTTCTCGCGTTCGAGCGCGAGGTTGCCGAGTGCAGGGATCAAGCCGCCCGGATACGAGCGATACCGCACCGCCTGGAACTCGCCACCCAGCACCGCATGGCTCGAGAAGCGGATCCGCGGCCGCTCGGCGATCACGTTGAACTCCACCCGCTGCGCGCGCTGGCCGAGGTAGCCGACGAAGTCGCCGCCGGTGTTCCGGATGACGCCGTGCTCCCACTCGTTGAACAGGTCCACCTGCAGCACGGGGACGCCGAACCCCGCGAAGGCGTAGGCGGCGTGCGCGGTCCACTCCTCGCGGTTCGGCTCGAGCGAGGCCTCGAGCGCCCAGGCGTGGCGACCGACGACATCATGTGCCGCGGACATCGCGCCGATCGACGCGGTCCCGGGGTCGGTGGTGATCACGACCGGCAGCCACCAGCTCGGATAGAGCTGCTCCCACGGCGAGTAGTCGGACTCGATCGCCTCGCGCGCCTCGGCCGCCGGTGCGAGCGGCCGGAGCGGATCGGGCAGCGTATCCGCGGCGGGCAGTTCGAGCGGGACCATCGTCGGTCGATCGCGCAGCACGACATGGTAGCCGTCGGCCCGGAGCTCGACCGCGGCCACGCGACGCCCGCTCGGCGAGACATCCGGCGTGTGCAGGATGGTCGCACTCGTCCAGACGCGGCCGTAGGCCCCCGTCCGCACATCGCCTCTATATATGAGGGCGCGCCCTTCGTGATCGCTCACGAACAGCAGCGTCGTGTCGCCCGGCTCCCACACCGGCGACGAGACGACGGTCATCCGCTCGCCGCGCGGCGCGAAGCTCCGCTGCGGGCGGCCGGTGCGGTCCATCACGACCACCGCGTTGCGGCCGCCGCGCTCCCAGCGCACGGCGACGATGCGCTGCCCATCGCGCGAGAACCGCGGCTCCGCCCAGGTACGGTCGAGCGTGCCGAGCACGACGTCGCGCGTGACGAAGTCATCGGCGGGATCGACGGTGACGAGGCTCGTCGTCCCGGGGTCGGTGCGCACGGCGACGATCATCCCGCTCGCGGCATGCACATCGGGCGAGGAGAGCCGCTCGCCACGCGTGACGGCGCGGCGACGGAGGCCGCTCCCCGTGTAGAGCTCGCTGCGCAGGGTGTACGGGTCGGTGAAGTCGAGTTCGCCCTGCACCGAGCCGCGATCGCCGAAGGGCGCGCTGATGTCCACGCTGTTGCGGCGTCCGAGCCGGACGCGCCGGCCCTCGAGGTCGAGCCGATACGCGCCGGGCGTCCGGCGCGCCTCGTCGGCGACGTAGAGGAGCGCATCGTCGCGCACGAACCGAGGGAAGCGGGCGGTGAAGCCCTCGTCGGTGAGGGTCGTCGCGGGGTCCACGGCGATGCGGATGGCCGTCTCGCGCCGGACCACCGAGTCGCGCCACTCGGTCCAGCGAGCGGTGAAGTCGACGCCGAAGGCGTCCTTCGCGTTGCGGTCGTGCCTCCAAGGGAGGAGCCGCGCGCTCGACGCCTCGACGAAGCGCCCCATGCGCGCGGAGTCCGCGCGCGTGACCGCGTAGCTGCCGAACAGATAGGCGGCATTGCCGCCGGGGAAGAACGGCGTCTCGATGGAGAGCGCGTCGAGCGACGGCAGACGGCCTTCGATGGCGGCCGCGCGCACGTAGGCGGGGAACTCGGTGCCGCGGAGGCGGCCCCCGCCGGCGAGCTTGCTCTCGTAATGGACGGCGAGCCCTTCGGTGATCCAGCGCGGCGCGTACGTGTTGGGGAAGAGCGGTGCGGCGCGCCCGAAGACGCGCTGCCCGAGCGCCCAGATCCCCTTCACCCGGTCGAGGTGGAAGATGTGGACCAGCTCGTGGGTCACGAGGAGGCGGTTCCAGTCCTCGTGATTGCGGAGCGCGTGGTCCTCGACGGGTGGCCGTGCGTACACCACGATGCGGTTGGTGGGGTACGGTGTCGCGTAACCGTTGGCGTAGTCGGCGTTGTCCGCGACGACGATATCGACCATGGTGCGCGGCGGCACCAGTTCGTTGCGCAGCTCGGCCCAGGCGGCCTCGGCGTTGGCGGCGGTCCGGCGGGCGAGGGTCTCGAGCTCCGGGGTGAAGTGGACCCGGAAGTGCTCGGTGGTGAGGGTGCGCCACTCGAGGTCGGGGCGGACCTGCGCCGTGGCGCGCAGGGGGAGCAGTTGGGCCGCCACGAAGGCGACCAGGCGGAGGCGGGTCATGAGGTGCACGGGGCCAAAGTCTATCCCTCCCGGGGGTGACGTGCATCCTCGGCGCGGCTTCTCCCGTAGTGGCCGCGCCAGCCATATATTCGCCGGATTCCCTCTCGCCCCTGGATCCCTTGACCACCCGATGCGCAGTCTGCGGCCGTGAGAACGACCCGGCCTCGAAGTTCTGCATCGATTGCGGCAAGCCCATCGCCCCGAGCGGTGCGGTGAGCGCGGCGCTCGGTGAGACGATCGGGGGCGTGTACCACCAAGACCCCAAGGCCAAGTTCGGGGTTCCGGCGACCCGCGTCTCGGCGAGCGCGCCCCCGGCGGCCGGCCTGGGCTCCACCGGTCCGGCGCGACCGGGTCCGTCGATCCCGCCGCTCTCGGCGATGCCCCCGGGCAAGGCCCCCTGCCCGACCTGCGGGACGGCCGTGGACCCGTCGCTCCCCTTCTGTCCGAAGTGCGGCGGGCGGGTCGCGGGACAGCCGCCGCAGCCGGCCCCCTCGCGCGCGGTGTGCGGCGGTTGCGGCAACGCCGTGGTGCCCGGAGTGGACGTCTTCTGCGCGCGGTGCGGGACCCGCGTCGCGGCGACGGTCGCGGCTCCCACCCCAGCGGTGGGGACGGCCGTCTTCTCGGCGACCGGGGCCGGGCTCGGCCCCAAGCTCTCGCTCCTCGACGGGGCCGGCGCGGTGAAGAAGACGGAGACGCTGCCTGGTCCCGAGGCGACGCTGGGGCGGTCGGACGGCGAGCTGCGCTTCCCCGACGACACCTTCATGAGCCCCGTCCACGCGCAGTTCTCGATGCGCGACGGGCAGTTGTTCATCCGCGATCTCGGGTCCCGGAACGGGACGTGGCTCTTCATGCAGGAGCCATACAAGCTGGCCGACGGCGACACGATCCTCGTCGGGTCGCAGCTGCTCCGGTTCCGGCGCCTCGGCTACCCCGGCCCTCAGCCGGCCGAGGCCGATGCCACGAGGCGCCTTGGATCGTCCACCCCGAGTGCGGACATCGCCGTCCTGCAGCAGTTGCGGGCGGACGGCAGTGCGCGCGACAACTGCCACCTTTCGCCCAGCCGGAACGTCGTGATCGGCCGGGCGGAGGGGGATTGGGTGTTCGCGTACGACAAGACGATGAGCGGCCGGCACGCCGAGATCCGGAGCGAGGACCTCGACTTCATCGTGCTCGACCTCGGGAGCCGGAACGGGATCGCGATCGCCGTGCGCGGCGAGCGCCAGGTGAAGGCCGGGCAGAAGCTGCTGATCGGGGACCAGACCATGCGTGTGGAGAGCTTGTGAGCGAACAGAAGACCTGTCCCACCTGCGGCACCGAGTATCCGCTCAGCGAGCGCTTCTGCCCGCGGGACGGGACGGCGTTGCGCTCGTCGAACACGCAGGACCTGCTCGGGTCGGTGGTCGCCGACCGTTACCACATCCTGAAGAAGCTCGGCGAAGGCGGCATGGGGACGGTGTACCTCGCCGAGCATGTGAAGATGGGGCGCAAGAGCGCGCTCAAGGTGATGAACCCGGGGATGAACACCGACCCGGACGCGATCGCCCGGTTCAATCGCGAGGCGTCGAACGCCTCGCGGCTGAGCCACCCGAACATCTGCGGCATCTACGACTTCGGCGAGACGTCGGAAGGACTGATCTACCTCGCGATGGAGTTCATCGAGGGCTCGTCGCTGACGTCGCTGATCGAGAAGGGCGGCTCGCTTCCCGCGCCGCGCGCGGCGAGCATCGTGCACCAGACGGCCGACGCGCTGCAGGTGGCGCATGACGCGGGGATCGTGCACCGCGACCTGAAGCCCGACAACATCATGGTCGCGAAGGGTCGCGACGGCTCGGACCAGGTGAAGGTGGTGGACTTCGGGATCGCGAAGGCGAGCTCGAGCGACGCGCAGAAGGTGACGAAGACGGGCCTCGTGGTGGGCACGCCGGAGTACATGAGCCCCGAGCAGCTCGCGGGGGACAAGCTCGACGGGCGGTCGGACATCTATTCGCTCGGGCTCGTGGCGTTCAACTGCCTCACGGGGACGCTCCCCTTCCCGTCGAACTCGGCGCAGGAGGCGATGATCATGCGCCTCACCGACCGGCCGAAGACGCTGGCGGAGATGATGCCGGAGAAGAGCTGGCCGGAGACGCTGCAGGCGACGCTCGACAAGGCGCTGGCGCGCGATGCGGACGACCGGTACGCGAGCGCGGCGCAGTTCGGTCGCGACTTCGCGGCGGCGATCGCGGACATGCCGATGACGCAGGCGGTCGAGGCGGGCACGATGATCGTGAACGCGGCGGCGGCGGGTGCGGCGGCGAAGGAGATCGCGAAGACGCGCGTGGCGCCCGAGGGGCGTCCGAGCGCGAACACGATGCCGATGCAGGCGGCCGGCGCCGCGAAGAAGGGCGCGGCGAAGGCGGCGCCTGTGGAGGTGGTGAAGAAGAGCGCGATGCCGATGGTGCTCGGGGGCGTGGGCGGGCTCGCGGTAGTGGGGTTCGCGGCGATGAAGTTCCTCGGTGGCCCTACGCCGACCGTTGCGCCGCCGGGGCCTGGCACGCAGACCCGGCCGGATTCGCAGGTGGCACAGGTGCCGGACCCCACGCCTGCCGCGTCGGATACGGGTGCGGGGACGAAGGTGGTGACGCCGCCGCGACCGGATCCGAACCTGCTGTCGAAGTCAGGCGCCCCGACGCCGACGAAGTCGCCGACGACGGTCCCCGCTCCGACGACCCCGGCTGGGCCCAGCGTGATGTCCCGACTCGAGACCTGGCTCAACGAGGTCCAGACCGAAGGCGTGTCGAAGTCCGCCGCGCGCCGGGTCCTCGCCGATGTCGAACAGCTCCAACCTTCGCTCACCGGGATGCAACTCGCCGAGTCGCACTTCGTCGCGCTGATGTCGTACGTCGCGCTCGAGGACGAGACCGGTGCTTGCCGAGTGGCACGCATCGTGAAGGGTACGCATCCGGACCGGACGCGCGTGACGGCCGCAGGCCAGATCGTCGATGCCTGTCCGTGACCTGCATCACGTTGCCCCACAACGACATACTGTCGCATCCGACCTCTGTCCAGTAAAATGCTGGTAACCCTTTCTCTTCAACCTCGTACTCGCGCCTCGTGACGGGACCAAACACGCCGCAGGGTGACGTCATCGTTCACGTCTTCGGACGGACCGACGTCGGTCGCACGCGCGAACACAACGAGGACACGTTCACCGTCGCCGACCTGTCGACGATGAATGCGTCGCTGCAGCCCGAGGTCCGGACGCATGTCACCGGCTCGCGCGGCACGCTCTTCATGGTCGCCGACGGCATGGGCGGTGCGGCGGCGGGTGAGGTCGCCTCGGCGATGGCGACCGAGGTCGTCCTCGCGGAGATGGACAAGCGCTGGCGCATCTCCGACGACCACGACCCGGAGATGTTCGCGCACTCGCTGCGTGTCGCCACCGAGGTCGCCAACACGCGGATCCACGCCTACGCGCAGGCGCATCCCGAGAACCGCGGCATGGGCACCACCGCGACCATCGTCGGGCTGCTCCACGATACGCTCTACGTCTGCCAGGTGGGCGACTCGCGCGCCTACCTCGTCCGCGACGGCGTCTGCTCGCAGATCACGAAGGACCAGTCGCTCATGCAGAAGCTCGTCGAGGCCGGCGAGCTCACCGCCGAGGAGGCCGAGGTCTCGGAGCGGCGCAACATCATCCTGCAGGCGCTCGGCCCCGAGCCGATCGTGAAGGTGGACCTCACGTCGCAGCAGGTGAAGCGCGGCGACACGCTGGTGCTCTGCTCGGACGGCCTCTCGGGCCAGGTCCGCGCGCACGAGATGGCGCAGATCGTGAAGGAGAACACCGACCTCGTGCAGGTCTGCAAGAAGCTGATCGACCTCGCGAACGAGGCGGGCGGCCCCGACAACATCACGGTGGTCGCGGCGCGCTTCGAAGGCCCGGGCCTCGTGGAGACCGGCGCCGAGCAGCCGGCGCATCGCGTCTACCGCGGCTCGCAGCAGCAGCGCAGCACGGTGCCGCTCGACCGCGGCTCGGTCCCCGCCCTCGCGGCGATGGACATCTCGGAGATGCCGACGCTCGAGACCGAGCTGTCGCTCGGCAAGATGCGCACGCCGCGCGTCAATGCCGCGGTCGATCCGTCGGCGGAGACGGTGGAGGTCTCGCCGCGCGAGGTCGCGGCCGGTCCGGTGAAGGTCGGCACCGCGAAGGCCGCGCCCTCCGGGACGCCGCCGCTCGAGACCGTCGAGATCGCCCCCGCGCGTCCGCGGCCGCCGGCCGCGCCCAAGCAGCCCAAGGTCGAGCCGAGCCAGCTCCGGCTCATCTTCGGCGCGCTCGCGGTCGTGGTGCTGGTGGTGTACGTCCTGCGCTGGTTCGTCCTCAAGGGCGAGTGATGTCGGTCGAGTTCCGCATCACCACCGGCGCCCGTGCGGGCGCGAGTGAGCGGTTCGAGAAGTCGGTGGTGTCCATCGGACGCCACCCCATGAACGACCTGCGCTTCGACGCGAACAAGGACATCGACGTCTCCGGCCGCCACGCCGAGCTCCGCTCGGTGGGCGGCCGCCACGTCCTGCACGACATCGGGAGCACCAACGGCACCTTCGTGAACGGCGATCGCATCACCGAGCGCGAACTGGTGGATGGCGACCTCGTCACCTTCGGCGCGGGCGGGCCGCAGGTGAGCTTCCATGTGGTGAGCACGGCGTCCGCCCCCTCGCCCGCGACGCGGGTGGACTCGGCGGACCGCCCCGCGCCGGTGAGCCCGG
This window of the Gemmatimonadota bacterium genome carries:
- a CDS encoding vitamin B12-dependent ribonucleotide reductase, producing MPLPVNPPATPATLSQNARTVLEKRYLVKDRAGKAVETPEDMFWRVATTVAEPERRYGATDKRVEEVANKFYELMTQRRFEPNSPTLMNAGRPLGQLSACFVLPVEDALSNGHSGIYDTLRSMALIHQSGGGTGFSFSRLRSRGSMVRSTTGVASGPISFMQLYDASTDAVKQGGTRRGANMGILRVDHPDVMEFIACKEDLTKITNFNISVAITSKYMEALKAGTSYDLVDPISKKVVGQMDAKEVWDKMIEGAWRTGEPGVFFIDEANRYNPVPHLGAYEATNPCGEQPLLPYDVCNLGSINVGYYVVDGKMDWAAFATDIHLSTRMLDNIIDANKYPLPEIDALAKRIRRIGLGVMGFADALIRLGVKYDSAEGVEFGRKVMEFVDVEGKKESERLADERGCFPEWAQSIWGPDQTCARDEHGERIRPMQKLRNCNVTTVAPTGTISIIAGCSSGLEPLFAVAFMRNQAGVMMPDVNEDFVAIAKKEGWYSDALMERIAKTGSVIHAEVPKKWQDVFATANNITPEWHIRMQAAFQLHCDSAISKTTNFAHTATKEDVRAIYELAYDMKCKGVTVYRDGSRDGQVLSTGATADAAAKRDGAKEDPSLKRELAELKGQLAEITSDNDRLKKLLFDAEAENLQRRQKRSRPDILRSTAIRKETPLGTMFVHVTEDDKGQPFEVFINLGKAGGSAMADAEAMGRLISLALRSGISMPQVHRQMRGISSDRAVGLGPNKVLSVPDAIGLALEDWMRTKNGVQQELLTTTAEQQAPSAPAATPVMVTSQGGAQMQFEAMSGGDAFIGTCPDCGSQLEFAEGCVKCHVCGFSECG
- a CDS encoding gamma carbonic anhydrase family protein, giving the protein MTTARDPHESAFGTPTIHPTAWVHPTAVIIGNVTLEADVSVWPGAVLRGDVESIRVGRGSNVQDGAVLHCDAGKPCVVGAGVTIGHRAVVHGCTVEDGALIGIGAVVLNGAVVGMGTLVAAGAVVGEGRVLPSEALVAGVPAKVMRALTEEQRARVAANWRTYVALKERYRGVTAE
- a CDS encoding FHA domain-containing protein — translated: MTTRCAVCGRENDPASKFCIDCGKPIAPSGAVSAALGETIGGVYHQDPKAKFGVPATRVSASAPPAAGLGSTGPARPGPSIPPLSAMPPGKAPCPTCGTAVDPSLPFCPKCGGRVAGQPPQPAPSRAVCGGCGNAVVPGVDVFCARCGTRVAATVAAPTPAVGTAVFSATGAGLGPKLSLLDGAGAVKKTETLPGPEATLGRSDGELRFPDDTFMSPVHAQFSMRDGQLFIRDLGSRNGTWLFMQEPYKLADGDTILVGSQLLRFRRLGYPGPQPAEADATRRLGSSTPSADIAVLQQLRADGSARDNCHLSPSRNVVIGRAEGDWVFAYDKTMSGRHAEIRSEDLDFIVLDLGSRNGIAIAVRGERQVKAGQKLLIGDQTMRVESL
- a CDS encoding protein kinase translates to MSEQKTCPTCGTEYPLSERFCPRDGTALRSSNTQDLLGSVVADRYHILKKLGEGGMGTVYLAEHVKMGRKSALKVMNPGMNTDPDAIARFNREASNASRLSHPNICGIYDFGETSEGLIYLAMEFIEGSSLTSLIEKGGSLPAPRAASIVHQTADALQVAHDAGIVHRDLKPDNIMVAKGRDGSDQVKVVDFGIAKASSSDAQKVTKTGLVVGTPEYMSPEQLAGDKLDGRSDIYSLGLVAFNCLTGTLPFPSNSAQEAMIMRLTDRPKTLAEMMPEKSWPETLQATLDKALARDADDRYASAAQFGRDFAAAIADMPMTQAVEAGTMIVNAAAAGAAAKEIAKTRVAPEGRPSANTMPMQAAGAAKKGAAKAAPVEVVKKSAMPMVLGGVGGLAVVGFAAMKFLGGPTPTVAPPGPGTQTRPDSQVAQVPDPTPAASDTGAGTKVVTPPRPDPNLLSKSGAPTPTKSPTTVPAPTTPAGPSVMSRLETWLNEVQTEGVSKSAARRVLADVEQLQPSLTGMQLAESHFVALMSYVALEDETGACRVARIVKGTHPDRTRVTAAGQIVDACP
- a CDS encoding Stp1/IreP family PP2C-type Ser/Thr phosphatase, with the translated sequence MTGPNTPQGDVIVHVFGRTDVGRTREHNEDTFTVADLSTMNASLQPEVRTHVTGSRGTLFMVADGMGGAAAGEVASAMATEVVLAEMDKRWRISDDHDPEMFAHSLRVATEVANTRIHAYAQAHPENRGMGTTATIVGLLHDTLYVCQVGDSRAYLVRDGVCSQITKDQSLMQKLVEAGELTAEEAEVSERRNIILQALGPEPIVKVDLTSQQVKRGDTLVLCSDGLSGQVRAHEMAQIVKENTDLVQVCKKLIDLANEAGGPDNITVVAARFEGPGLVETGAEQPAHRVYRGSQQQRSTVPLDRGSVPALAAMDISEMPTLETELSLGKMRTPRVNAAVDPSAETVEVSPREVAAGPVKVGTAKAAPSGTPPLETVEIAPARPRPPAAPKQPKVEPSQLRLIFGALAVVVLVVYVLRWFVLKGE